The following coding sequences lie in one Vidua chalybeata isolate OUT-0048 chromosome 16, bVidCha1 merged haplotype, whole genome shotgun sequence genomic window:
- the DCUN1D3 gene encoding DCN1-like protein 3 — MGQCVTKCKNPSSTLGSKNGERESGSKSHSKRSAVHKDDHGSACGKASGDILVNGTKKTDTAVESSQPPTFSGDTKKDSVCSAEESSLQRIGELFRRYKDEREDAILEEGMERFCNDLCVDPTEFKVLVLAWKFQAATMCKFTRKEFFEGCKAINADSIDGICARFPSLLNEAKQEDKFKDLYRFTFQFGLDSEEGQRSLHREIAIALWKLVFTQNKPPILDQWLHFLIKNPSGIKGISRDTWNMFLNFTQVIGPDLSNYSEDEAWPSLFDTFVEWEMERRKKEEETKCVLSSDTEGLCADEQT; from the exons ATGGGCCAGTGTGTCACCAAGTGCAAGAACCCTTCTTCTACCCTTGGCAGCAAAAATGGGGAGAGAGAATCTGGCAGCAAGTCCCACAGCAAGAGAAGTGCAGTCCACAAAGACGACCATGGCTCAGCTTGTGGGAAGGCTTCGGGAGACATTCTTGTGAATGGGACAAAGAAAACAGACACTGCTGTAGAGTCCAGTCAGCCTCCGACGTTTTCTGGAGATACAAAGAAAGACTCTGTTTGCAGTGCAGAGGAATCTTCTCTTCAAAGGATTGGGGAGTTATTCAGGAGGTATAAGGATGAGCGGGAAGATGCCATACTGGAAGAAGGAATGGAACGATTTTGCAATGACCTCTGTGTTGATCCCACTGAATTTAAAGTACTAGTTTTGGCTTGGAAATTCCAGGCTGCTACCATGTGCAAATTTACAAG GAAGGAGTTTTTTGAAGGCTGCAAAGCAATAAATGCAGACAGCATTGATGGCATTTGTGCAAGGTTCCCCAGCCTCCTTAATGAAGCCAAGCAGGAGGATAAATTCAAGGATCTCTATCGTTTCACCTTCCAGTTTGGCCTGGACTCTGAAGAAGGACAGAGGTCGCTACATCGGGAAATAGCCATTGCCCTTTGGAAATTAGTCTTCACCCAAAACAAGCCCCCTATTTTGGACCAGTGGTTACACTTCCTAATCAAGAACCCCTCAGGAATCAAGGGAATCTCCCGGGACACGTGGAACATGTTTCTAAATTTTACTCAGGTGATTGGACCGGACCTTAGCAACTACAGCGAGGACGAGGCCTGGCCGAGTCTCTTCGATACCTTTGTGGAGTGGGAAATGGAGcgaaggaaaaaggaggaggaaaccAAATGTGTTCTGTCTTCGGACACAGAGGGCCTGTGTGCGGACGAACAGACTTAG